One part of the Ziziphus jujuba cultivar Dongzao chromosome 2, ASM3175591v1 genome encodes these proteins:
- the LOC125422574 gene encoding probable LRR receptor-like serine/threonine-protein kinase At1g56140, with protein MDAGHEANNLILVYEYMANNSLEHVLFGSKNIALKWSTRFNICLGIARGLAYLHEESQFRIIQGDVKAGNILLDSNLIPKISNFGLAKLFDIQKTHISTQVPGTA; from the exons ATGGATGCTGGTCATGAGGCAAATAACCTAATTCTTGTTTATGAGTACATGGCAAACAATAGTCTTGAACATGTGTTATTTG GAAGTAAAAACATAGCTCTAAAATGGTCTACACGTTTTAACATTTGCTTGGGGATAGCAAGAGGCCTAGCTTATCTTCATGAAGAGTCACAGTTTCGGATCATACAAGGAGATGTTAAAGCCGGTAATATTCTGCTCGACTCTAATCTCATCCCCAAGATATCGAATTTTGGTTTGGCCAAGCTATTTGATATTCAAAAGACCCACATAAGCACCCAGGTTCCTGGAACAGCGTAA